The following are encoded together in the Streptomyces tsukubensis genome:
- a CDS encoding aldo/keto reductase, protein MDEREFSRLGRQASTVGLGTWQLGADWGDVEERDALAVLDAAAEAGVTFFDTADVYGDGRSEQIIATYLRGRPDARIMVATKMGRRLDQIPENYVLDNFRIWNDRSRRNLGVDRLDLVQLHCPPTAVYGSDELYDALDTLVAEERIAGYGVSVETCEEALTALTRPGLASVQIILNPFRTKPLERVVPTAAAAGVGIIARVPLASGLLSGKYTKDTTFAANDHRTFNRHGEAFDQGETFAGVDFATGVEAAQEFAALAPEGLTPAQTALRWITQQPGVTTVIPGARSPEQARANAAAGAAAPLSEETLTAIGELYDRRIRGQVHGRW, encoded by the coding sequence ATGGACGAGCGTGAATTCAGCAGGCTGGGCAGGCAGGCGTCGACCGTCGGGCTCGGCACCTGGCAGTTGGGGGCCGACTGGGGGGACGTCGAGGAGAGGGACGCCCTCGCGGTGCTCGACGCCGCCGCCGAGGCGGGCGTGACCTTCTTCGACACGGCCGATGTGTACGGCGACGGGCGCAGCGAACAGATCATCGCCACCTATCTGCGTGGCAGGCCCGACGCGCGGATCATGGTCGCCACCAAGATGGGCAGGCGGCTCGACCAGATCCCCGAGAACTACGTCCTGGACAACTTCCGCATCTGGAACGACCGCTCCCGCCGCAACCTCGGCGTCGACCGGCTCGACCTGGTCCAGCTCCACTGCCCGCCGACGGCGGTCTACGGCTCCGACGAGCTGTACGACGCTCTGGACACGCTCGTCGCGGAGGAGCGGATCGCGGGATACGGCGTGAGCGTCGAGACCTGCGAGGAGGCGCTGACCGCCCTCACCCGGCCAGGGCTCGCCAGCGTGCAGATCATCCTCAACCCGTTCCGGACGAAGCCCCTGGAGCGGGTGGTGCCCACGGCCGCCGCTGCGGGTGTCGGCATCATCGCGCGGGTCCCGCTGGCCTCGGGGCTGCTGAGCGGCAAGTACACGAAGGACACGACCTTCGCCGCCAACGATCACCGTACGTTCAACCGGCACGGCGAGGCGTTCGACCAGGGCGAGACCTTCGCGGGGGTCGACTTCGCGACCGGAGTGGAGGCGGCCCAGGAATTCGCGGCGCTCGCCCCTGAGGGCCTCACACCCGCGCAGACGGCGCTGCGCTGGATCACCCAGCAGCCCGGTGTCACCACGGTGATCCCCGGCGCACGCTCCCCCGAGCAGGCACGCGCCAACGCGGCGGCGGGCGCAGCGGCCCCCCTGTCGGAGGAGACCCTGACGGCCATCGGTGAGCTGTACGACCGCAGGATTCGCGGGCAGGTGCACGGCCGCTGGTAG
- a CDS encoding DinB family protein, protein MVMPAVPPVEPAQSLTDPRELLIAYLDHYRATLLHKLDGLSEKELRTSHLPSGWTPLELLKHLALVERRWLRWGFTAEAMDHATAWQDEDPANGRWRVGEDESAESVRALFLAECARSREIVHGAELSDLAAEGGRFTPPAGRPALSWILFHILQEYARHVGHIDVVRELADGATGE, encoded by the coding sequence ATGGTCATGCCTGCCGTACCGCCCGTGGAGCCGGCGCAGTCGCTCACGGACCCGCGAGAACTGCTCATCGCCTACCTCGACCACTACCGTGCGACCCTGCTCCACAAGCTCGACGGTCTCTCGGAGAAAGAGCTGCGCACCAGCCATCTCCCGTCGGGCTGGACACCGCTTGAGCTTCTCAAACACCTCGCCCTTGTCGAGCGTCGCTGGCTGCGGTGGGGGTTCACCGCCGAGGCCATGGACCACGCCACCGCCTGGCAGGACGAGGACCCGGCCAACGGCCGCTGGCGCGTCGGCGAGGACGAGTCGGCGGAGTCGGTGCGCGCACTGTTCCTCGCGGAGTGCGCGCGCTCCCGTGAGATCGTGCACGGCGCCGAACTCTCCGACCTGGCAGCCGAAGGCGGCCGGTTCACCCCGCCCGCCGGACGTCCCGCGCTGAGCTGGATCCTCTTCCACATACTCCAGGAGTACGCGCGCCACGTCGGTCACATCGATGTCGTACGGGAGCTGGCCGACGGGGCCACGGGGGAGTGA
- a CDS encoding aldo/keto reductase, with the protein MKYTQLGRTGLKVSRLVLGTMNFGPLTNEADSHSIMDSALDAGVNFFDTANVYGFGAAKGRTEEILGTWFAQGGGRRERTVLATKVFGHMGENDPWPNHDKLSALNIRQAVDASLKRLQTDHIDLYQFHHVDRDTPFEEIWQAIDVLIQQGKILYVGSSNFPGYKIAQGNEIAARRGSLGLVSEQCLYNLAERRAEMEVIPAARDYGLGVIPWSPLHGGLLGGALRKEKEGGTGRTAGGRAAEALKNPATREQVKAYEDLLAKHSIEPGDAALAWLLTRPGVTGPIVGPRTAEQLTSAVRAVDVELSEEVLTSLDEIFPGPGPSPEAFAW; encoded by the coding sequence ATGAAGTACACGCAGCTCGGACGCACGGGCCTCAAGGTCAGCAGGCTGGTTCTCGGCACGATGAACTTCGGGCCGTTGACCAATGAGGCCGACAGTCACAGCATCATGGACTCCGCTCTGGACGCGGGGGTCAACTTCTTCGACACCGCCAATGTGTACGGCTTCGGTGCGGCCAAGGGACGTACGGAGGAGATCCTCGGCACGTGGTTCGCGCAGGGCGGCGGCCGGCGCGAGAGGACCGTCCTCGCCACCAAGGTCTTCGGCCACATGGGCGAGAACGACCCGTGGCCCAACCACGACAAGCTCTCCGCCCTCAACATCCGGCAGGCCGTCGACGCGAGCCTCAAGCGGCTCCAGACCGATCACATCGATCTCTACCAGTTCCACCACGTCGACCGGGACACCCCGTTCGAGGAGATCTGGCAGGCCATCGACGTACTGATCCAGCAGGGCAAGATCCTGTACGTCGGTTCCTCCAACTTCCCCGGCTACAAGATCGCGCAGGGCAACGAGATCGCCGCGCGTCGCGGCAGCCTCGGCCTGGTCAGCGAACAGTGCCTCTACAACCTCGCCGAGCGCCGCGCCGAGATGGAGGTCATCCCCGCCGCGCGCGACTACGGCCTGGGTGTCATCCCCTGGTCGCCGCTGCACGGCGGACTGCTCGGCGGCGCGCTGCGCAAGGAGAAGGAGGGCGGTACGGGGCGTACGGCCGGTGGCCGTGCCGCTGAGGCGCTGAAGAACCCCGCCACCCGTGAGCAGGTCAAGGCGTACGAGGACCTGCTCGCGAAGCACAGCATCGAGCCGGGCGACGCGGCACTGGCGTGGCTGCTGACCCGTCCCGGCGTGACCGGGCCCATTGTCGGTCCGCGCACGGCCGAGCAGCTCACGTCGGCGGTACGCGCGGTCGACGTGGAGCTGTCGGAGGAAGTCCTCACGTCACTGGACGAGATCTTCCCCGGCCCCGGGCCGTCGCCGGAGGCCTTCGCCTGGTAG
- a CDS encoding chaplin, whose amino-acid sequence MKKTTAVIGASVAVLLGGAGIASADAGAQGAATGSPGVLSGNLVQVPVHIPLNLCGNTVNVVGLLNPSFGNTCVNA is encoded by the coding sequence GTGAAGAAGACCACGGCCGTCATCGGCGCCAGCGTCGCAGTTCTCCTCGGCGGGGCCGGTATCGCCTCCGCCGACGCCGGGGCCCAGGGCGCGGCCACCGGCTCCCCCGGTGTCCTCTCCGGGAACCTCGTCCAGGTTCCGGTCCACATTCCCCTCAACCTCTGCGGCAACACCGTCAACGTCGTCGGGCTGCTCAACCCGTCGTTCGGCAACACCTGCGTCAACGCCTGA
- a CDS encoding MFS transporter, translated as MSTGPGADSAPAPTGHDSESAREPGRTSMFSSLKIRNYRLFFTGQVVSNIGTWMQRIAQDWLVLSLTGSSAAVGITTALQFLPMLLFGLYGGVLVDRLPKRQILFVTQAVMGLTGLFLAVLTLSGNVQVWHVYMTAFVLGLVTVIDNPARQTFVSEMVGPDQIRNAVSLNSANFQSARLVGPAVGGALITAVGSGYAFLLNGLSFIAPLIGLMLMRESALHRGKRTNRGKGQLREGLHYVAGRPDLIWPIVLVGFIGTFGFNFPVWLSAFADDVFHAGAGTYAVFNILMAAGSLAGALLAARRTTTRLRLLVAAALAFAGLEVVTAMAPSLWLFGALLVPIGMFGLTTNVTANQSIQLATDPEMRGRVMSLFMMVFTGGTPLGAPLLGWVTDTYGARIGFAAGGAIALVAAVAVGLILAKVGGLRLKFGWDHGHPHLRFVPREQLATAA; from the coding sequence TTGAGTACGGGACCCGGAGCAGACTCCGCCCCCGCACCAACCGGCCACGACTCCGAATCCGCCCGCGAGCCCGGCAGGACCAGCATGTTCAGCTCGCTGAAGATCCGTAACTACCGGCTCTTCTTCACCGGGCAGGTCGTCTCCAACATCGGCACCTGGATGCAGCGCATCGCCCAGGACTGGCTGGTGCTGAGTCTGACCGGATCATCCGCCGCCGTCGGTATCACCACGGCGCTGCAATTCCTCCCCATGCTCCTCTTCGGTCTGTACGGCGGTGTCCTCGTGGACCGCCTGCCGAAGCGGCAGATCCTCTTCGTCACCCAGGCCGTCATGGGACTGACCGGCCTGTTCCTGGCCGTGCTCACCCTCTCGGGGAACGTACAGGTCTGGCACGTCTATATGACGGCCTTCGTCCTCGGCCTCGTCACCGTCATCGACAACCCCGCCAGACAGACCTTCGTCTCCGAGATGGTCGGCCCCGACCAGATACGCAACGCCGTCAGCCTCAACTCCGCCAACTTCCAGTCCGCACGGCTGGTCGGCCCCGCCGTCGGCGGCGCCCTCATCACGGCGGTGGGCAGCGGTTACGCCTTCCTTCTCAACGGACTCTCCTTCATCGCCCCCCTCATCGGCCTGATGCTGATGCGCGAGTCAGCGCTGCACCGGGGCAAGCGCACCAACCGGGGCAAGGGACAACTCCGGGAAGGGCTGCACTATGTGGCGGGCCGCCCCGACCTGATCTGGCCGATAGTCCTCGTCGGTTTCATCGGCACCTTCGGCTTCAACTTCCCCGTCTGGCTCTCGGCCTTCGCCGACGACGTCTTCCACGCGGGCGCCGGAACCTACGCCGTGTTCAACATCCTGATGGCGGCCGGTTCCCTGGCCGGCGCCCTGCTCGCCGCCAGACGTACGACGACCCGGCTGCGGCTGCTGGTGGCCGCGGCCCTCGCCTTCGCGGGCCTTGAGGTCGTCACGGCCATGGCGCCTTCGCTCTGGCTGTTCGGCGCGCTGCTGGTCCCGATCGGCATGTTCGGCCTGACGACCAACGTCACCGCCAACCAGTCCATCCAGCTCGCCACCGACCCCGAGATGCGCGGCCGGGTGATGAGCCTCTTCATGATGGTCTTCACCGGCGGTACGCCCCTGGGGGCGCCGCTGCTCGGCTGGGTCACCGACACCTACGGAGCCAGGATCGGCTTCGCGGCCGGCGGCGCCATCGCGCTCGTGGCGGCCGTCGCGGTCGGCCTGATCCTCGCGAAGGTGGGCGGACTGCGGCTGAAGTTCGGCTGGGACCACGGCCACCCGCACCTGCGCTTCGTACCGCGCGAGCAGCTGGCCACGGCCGCTTGA
- a CDS encoding MarR family winged helix-turn-helix transcriptional regulator, producing the protein MLDLSQGDDAAAVNALRSAVMRLSRRLKHQRVDESLSPTEMSVLGTLARCGSATPGELARKEHVQPPSMTRIVALLEAKGLVRLEPHPEDRRQKVVTQTEQAEAMLEESRRKRNVWLAGVAAELDEDEWAKLRAAAPVMEKLAHL; encoded by the coding sequence ATGCTTGACCTCTCCCAGGGCGACGACGCTGCCGCAGTGAACGCCCTCCGTTCCGCCGTTATGCGGCTCTCCCGTCGGCTCAAACACCAGCGGGTCGACGAATCGCTGAGCCCGACCGAGATGTCTGTCCTCGGCACTCTGGCCCGCTGCGGCTCGGCGACCCCGGGCGAGCTGGCCCGCAAGGAACACGTGCAGCCACCGTCGATGACCCGCATCGTGGCGCTGCTCGAAGCCAAGGGCCTGGTCAGGCTTGAGCCGCATCCCGAGGACCGCAGGCAGAAGGTCGTCACCCAGACCGAGCAGGCCGAGGCCATGCTTGAGGAGAGCCGCAGGAAGCGGAATGTCTGGCTGGCTGGCGTCGCCGCGGAACTCGACGAGGACGAGTGGGCGAAACTCCGCGCCGCCGCCCCCGTGATGGAGAAGCTCGCGCACCTGTAA
- a CDS encoding ribbon-helix-helix protein, CopG family — MGTDVFSLRMDGELLDRVKGHAAKRGMSLQDYVIGTLTRADFDERFTAAVEATEEFYGR; from the coding sequence ATGGGGACAGACGTGTTCAGCCTGCGCATGGACGGCGAGCTGCTCGACCGGGTCAAGGGCCACGCCGCCAAACGCGGCATGAGCCTCCAGGACTATGTCATCGGAACGCTGACCAGGGCCGACTTCGACGAACGGTTCACAGCGGCGGTGGAGGCGACGGAGGAGTTCTACGGGCGGTGA
- a CDS encoding NCS2 family permease, whose product MPTSATVTDAVPEQPPSQPPRNAVDRYFKISERGSSFGQEIRGGFATFFAMAYIIVLNPIILGSAKDLYGHHLSNGQLVTATVLTAAFTTLLMGVIGNIPVALAAGLGVNTVVALQLAPRMSWPDAMGMVVLAGFVVILLVATGLRERVMTAVPLGLRKGITIGIGLFILLVGLVDSGFVSRMPDVAQTTVPLQLGNDGHLNGWPVLIFVLGVLLTLALLVRKVRGAILLSIVVMTVVALIVNAVADIDPSSWGLTVPKWPGNPVSTPDFGLVGQVSLFGGFGKVGVLTGVLFVFTVLLSVFFDAMGTIMGVGDEARLTDKNGNLPGINKILFVDGIAVAAGGASSASATTCFVESTAGVGEGARTGFSNLITGGLFVVALFLTPIATMVPSQAATPALVAVGFLILSGSIKQIDWSDFTIAIPAFLTMLLMPFTYSITNGIGIGFISFTVLRLAVGRWREVPVAMYAVSVVFVFYYLMPALGLT is encoded by the coding sequence ATGCCCACCTCGGCCACCGTCACGGATGCCGTTCCCGAGCAGCCGCCGTCGCAGCCCCCGCGCAACGCGGTCGACCGCTACTTCAAGATCTCCGAGCGTGGCTCGTCCTTCGGTCAGGAGATCCGTGGCGGCTTCGCCACCTTCTTCGCGATGGCGTACATCATCGTGCTGAACCCGATCATTCTCGGCAGTGCGAAGGACCTGTACGGCCACCACCTGTCCAACGGGCAGCTCGTGACCGCCACGGTTCTCACCGCCGCCTTCACCACCCTGCTGATGGGGGTCATCGGCAACATCCCCGTCGCCCTGGCCGCCGGGCTCGGTGTCAACACCGTCGTCGCCCTCCAGCTCGCCCCCCGGATGAGCTGGCCGGACGCGATGGGCATGGTGGTGCTCGCCGGCTTCGTGGTGATCCTGCTGGTCGCCACCGGGTTGCGGGAACGGGTGATGACCGCCGTGCCGCTCGGGCTGCGCAAGGGCATCACGATCGGTATCGGCCTCTTCATCCTGCTGGTCGGTCTGGTCGACTCCGGCTTCGTCTCGCGTATGCCTGACGTCGCCCAGACCACCGTGCCGCTCCAGCTGGGCAACGACGGTCACCTCAACGGCTGGCCGGTTCTGATCTTCGTCCTCGGGGTGCTGCTCACCCTGGCGCTGTTGGTGCGCAAGGTGCGGGGCGCGATCCTGCTCAGCATCGTCGTGATGACGGTCGTCGCGCTGATCGTCAACGCGGTCGCCGACATAGACCCGTCCTCATGGGGCCTCACCGTTCCGAAGTGGCCGGGCAACCCGGTCTCGACCCCTGATTTCGGCCTGGTCGGTCAGGTCAGCCTCTTCGGCGGCTTCGGCAAGGTCGGGGTGCTCACCGGCGTCCTCTTCGTCTTCACCGTGCTGCTCTCCGTCTTCTTCGACGCGATGGGCACCATCATGGGCGTCGGCGACGAGGCACGTCTCACGGACAAGAACGGCAACCTGCCCGGTATCAACAAGATCCTGTTCGTGGACGGCATCGCCGTCGCGGCGGGCGGCGCCAGTTCCGCATCGGCCACCACCTGTTTCGTGGAGTCCACGGCGGGCGTCGGCGAGGGGGCCCGTACCGGCTTCTCGAACCTGATCACCGGCGGCCTCTTCGTGGTGGCGCTGTTCCTCACGCCGATCGCCACGATGGTGCCCTCGCAGGCGGCGACCCCGGCCCTGGTCGCCGTCGGTTTCCTGATCCTGTCGGGCTCGATCAAGCAGATCGACTGGAGCGATTTCACCATCGCGATCCCGGCGTTCCTGACCATGCTGCTGATGCCGTTCACGTACTCGATCACCAACGGCATCGGCATCGGCTTCATCAGCTTCACGGTGCTGCGACTGGCCGTCGGCCGCTGGCGCGAGGTGCCGGTCGCGATGTACGCGGTCTCCGTCGTCTTCGTCTTCTACTACCTGATGCCGGCGCTGGGGCTGACGTGA
- a CDS encoding DUF2530 domain-containing protein yields the protein MEKWTPKHEAPEPLEGPVVATIVGGTVLWFVLFLVQLPFYGWFDDRGTTWWVWTCLAGGGLGLFGIWYVRGRDAAIKRDAARKAAEAQSAGVHGSEAGSTEARSAEARAAESRAAGSAGDGASDAEAGPRS from the coding sequence ATGGAGAAGTGGACCCCCAAACACGAAGCGCCCGAGCCCCTGGAAGGCCCGGTCGTCGCCACCATCGTCGGCGGCACCGTCCTCTGGTTCGTCCTCTTCCTCGTCCAGCTCCCCTTCTACGGATGGTTCGACGACCGAGGCACCACCTGGTGGGTGTGGACGTGCCTGGCCGGCGGCGGACTCGGACTCTTCGGGATCTGGTACGTACGGGGGCGAGACGCGGCGATCAAGCGGGACGCGGCGCGCAAGGCCGCGGAGGCCCAGAGCGCCGGGGTCCACGGCTCCGAGGCCGGGAGCACCGAGGCCCGGAGCGCCGAGGCTCGGGCCGCCGAGTCCCGTGCGGCCGGGAGCGCGGGCGACGGAGCTTCCGACGCGGAGGCCGGCCCCCGGAGCTGA
- a CDS encoding HAD-IC family P-type ATPase, whose product MTQRAHTDKGDSEPRGPGGPGQGAPGSPASDAGAEPDPVRPVPEPDGGDDGAPDRRTGLSTAEVAERVARGEVNDIPVHSSRSLSEIVRSNVLTRFNAIIGVLWLITLAVAPIQDALFGFVIIANTGIGIIQELRAKKTLDSLAVVGESRPTVRRDGRAAEIATSEIVLGDLIEVGPGDKILVDGEIAEADGLEIDESLLTGEADPVVKQSGEAVMSGSFVVAGGGAFTATRVGREAYAARLAEEASRFTLVHSELRSGISTILKYVTWMMVPTAIGLIISQLVVKDNDFKESVARTAGGIVPMVPEGLVLLTSVAFAIGVVRLGNKQCLVQELPAIEGLARVDTVCLDKTGTLTEGGMDVTEVRALTATGTSGTSDSDTGSGTASGADASDAPDAHSAETSSAETAYIGRVLGALGASDPRPNASLQAIIESYPETTGWKATGTLPFSSARKYSGAAFTEDDGTTSTWLLGAPDVLLGADDPALAETEELNHQGLRVLLLARADGAELDDPKAGSIATPTALVVLEQRLRPDATETLRYFAEQNVDAKVISGDNAVSVGAVAAKLGLPGAERTYDARELPEEPAEMARAIEENTVFGRVTPQQKRDMVAALQSSGHTVAMTGDGVNDVLALKDSDVGVSMGSGSEATRAVAQIVLLNNSFATLPSVVAEGRRVIGNITRVATLFLVKTVYSVLLALLTVCFQVEYPFLPRHLTLLSTLTIGVPAFFLALAPNKERAKPHFVRRVMRYAIPCGLLAGGATFVTYLLARHHYSGPGSLAAETSAATLTLFLISMWVLAIVARPYTWWRVLLVAAMGFAFVLVLAVPWLQHFFALKLVGATMPWTAVLVAAVASAVLEGLWRWAGRRFPE is encoded by the coding sequence ATGACGCAGCGGGCACACACCGACAAAGGAGACTCCGAGCCGCGCGGCCCCGGGGGCCCTGGGCAGGGTGCGCCCGGCTCGCCCGCGAGCGACGCGGGGGCCGAACCCGACCCGGTGCGTCCTGTGCCGGAGCCGGACGGGGGCGATGACGGCGCCCCTGACAGGCGGACCGGGCTGTCCACCGCCGAGGTGGCGGAGCGGGTCGCACGCGGCGAGGTCAACGACATCCCCGTACACAGTTCGCGCTCGCTCTCCGAGATCGTCCGCTCGAACGTCCTCACCCGCTTCAACGCGATCATCGGCGTCCTCTGGCTGATCACCCTCGCGGTCGCCCCCATTCAGGACGCCCTCTTCGGCTTCGTGATCATCGCCAACACCGGTATCGGCATCATCCAGGAGCTGCGCGCCAAGAAGACGCTGGACAGCCTCGCGGTGGTCGGCGAGAGCCGGCCGACGGTCCGCCGGGACGGGCGGGCGGCGGAGATCGCGACCTCGGAGATCGTGCTCGGCGACCTCATCGAGGTCGGACCCGGCGACAAGATCCTGGTCGACGGCGAGATCGCGGAGGCGGACGGCCTTGAGATCGACGAGTCGCTGCTGACCGGGGAGGCCGACCCGGTGGTGAAGCAGTCGGGCGAGGCCGTCATGTCGGGCAGCTTCGTGGTCGCGGGCGGCGGCGCCTTCACCGCGACCAGGGTCGGGCGGGAGGCGTACGCGGCGCGGCTCGCCGAGGAGGCGTCCCGCTTCACCCTCGTCCACTCGGAGCTGCGCTCCGGGATCAGCACCATCCTCAAGTACGTCACCTGGATGATGGTGCCGACGGCGATCGGCTTGATCATCAGCCAGCTGGTGGTGAAGGACAACGACTTCAAGGAGTCCGTCGCGAGGACCGCGGGCGGCATCGTGCCGATGGTCCCCGAAGGGCTCGTCCTACTCACCTCCGTGGCCTTCGCGATCGGTGTCGTACGGCTCGGCAACAAACAGTGCCTCGTGCAGGAACTGCCCGCGATCGAGGGTCTCGCCCGCGTCGACACGGTCTGCCTCGACAAGACGGGCACCCTCACCGAGGGCGGCATGGACGTCACGGAGGTACGGGCCCTGACTGCCACCGGCACATCCGGCACGTCCGACTCCGATACCGGCTCAGGTACCGCGTCCGGGGCCGACGCCTCCGACGCCCCCGACGCCCACTCCGCCGAGACCTCCTCGGCCGAAACCGCCTACATCGGCAGGGTGCTCGGCGCGCTCGGCGCCTCCGACCCCCGGCCCAACGCCAGCCTCCAGGCCATCATCGAGTCCTACCCGGAGACGACCGGCTGGAAGGCCACCGGCACACTCCCCTTCTCGTCCGCCCGCAAGTACAGCGGCGCCGCCTTCACCGAGGACGACGGGACGACGAGCACCTGGCTGCTCGGCGCACCCGACGTACTGCTCGGCGCGGACGATCCGGCCCTCGCCGAGACGGAGGAGCTGAACCACCAGGGGCTACGGGTCCTGCTGCTGGCCCGTGCGGACGGCGCCGAGCTGGACGACCCGAAGGCCGGATCGATCGCGACCCCCACCGCGCTGGTCGTCCTTGAGCAGCGGCTACGGCCCGACGCCACCGAGACACTGCGCTACTTCGCGGAGCAGAACGTCGACGCGAAGGTCATCTCGGGCGACAACGCCGTCTCGGTCGGCGCGGTCGCCGCCAAACTCGGGCTGCCGGGCGCCGAGCGGACCTACGACGCGCGGGAACTCCCCGAAGAACCGGCCGAGATGGCACGCGCCATCGAGGAGAACACCGTCTTCGGCCGGGTCACCCCGCAGCAGAAACGCGATATGGTCGCCGCCCTCCAGTCCAGCGGCCACACCGTGGCGATGACCGGGGACGGCGTCAACGACGTACTCGCCCTCAAGGACTCGGACGTCGGCGTCTCCATGGGCTCGGGCTCGGAGGCGACCCGCGCGGTGGCGCAGATCGTCCTCCTCAACAACAGTTTCGCGACGCTCCCCTCGGTCGTCGCCGAGGGCCGCAGGGTCATCGGCAACATCACGCGGGTGGCGACGCTGTTCCTGGTCAAGACCGTGTATTCGGTTCTGCTCGCCCTGCTGACGGTCTGCTTCCAGGTCGAGTACCCGTTCCTGCCGCGCCACCTGACGCTGCTGTCGACGCTGACGATCGGCGTCCCCGCCTTCTTCCTCGCGCTGGCACCGAACAAGGAACGGGCCAAGCCGCACTTCGTCCGCCGCGTCATGCGCTATGCCATCCCGTGCGGCCTGCTGGCGGGCGGGGCGACCTTCGTGACGTATCTGCTCGCCCGCCACCACTACTCTGGCCCCGGCTCCCTGGCGGCGGAGACCAGCGCCGCGACCCTGACGCTCTTCCTCATCTCCATGTGGGTCCTGGCGATAGTGGCCCGCCCCTACACGTGGTGGCGGGTCCTGCTGGTCGCCGCGATGGGCTTCGCGTTCGTCCTGGTGCTCGCCGTCCCGTGGCTCCAGCACTTCTTCGCCCTGAAGCTGGTGGGAGCGACGATGCCGTGGACCGCGGTCCTGGTCGCCGCGGTCGCGTCGGCCGTCCTGGAGGGGCTGTGGCGGTGGGCGGGGCGCCGGTTCCCTGAGTGA